Genomic window (Podarcis muralis chromosome 9, rPodMur119.hap1.1, whole genome shotgun sequence):
AAGTGACCACTAAAGCACACCTATGATGTATGCGACTACACTCCCCTGAAAGCAAGCagctaattttaaaaatcattagtGTCCCACGAGCAGCATACTAACATTCTTCACTGCGCTCCTAAGAAGAGTAGGCGCAATCAATCCAGTAATTTGTTCTGCAGAGGTTTCTCCTTGACCACCATATGAACATCACTTGCGCTACCCGAACTCTAAAGCTATGCAACATCAGACAGACACAGTACAAGCGAGACCTTGAAAGGCGAGTTAGGCCTCAGCAGCTCCAAATACTCCCTTCTTTTCCAGCCAGGTTAACTATTTAGGTTACATTTGAAAACACCTGGATTTCCTGTACAGCAAGCCACCCTACCCAGCGTTGCAGGCTCCCCTTCTCCCCCAATCTCCTGCCCAGGCCTTGCTTGGTGCGTCTCTCACCCCTCTCCAGGGCGCAGCCACCGACTCCTTCCAGGAGGGTTAAGTTCCAGCCCGAGGGGAGGAGGGAGCTTCCCCCAGAAGTGTCTGGATAGCTGCAAAGCGGCTGCCCGGGAGTTGGGACGAAAAGACGAGGAGAGGGAGGTTTCTGGCAGCAGCGAGCCGAGGAGTTGGGGGGAGCCTCTCAAGGCTGTTTAGGTGCTGTCGCTGGTATGTCAGGGGCCGGGATAGTATTTCGAAAGATCCGCCATTTTCACTTCGTCATCACCATCACAGCCCAGCTCAGCAACAACCTCAGCCTCCTCCCTCCGCCCCGATCCCTTTGCTTGAGCCACTCCCACCGGAGGAGAGGGGAAGCCCGGCCCCCGCCGAGAAAAGGAGGAACGACGCGGGCGCTGACCTACAAGAAACGCGCGCTCCGGCCAGAGCAAAACTCCCTGTCCACGCAAACGCAAAGGGTTTGCGCCCCTTCTCCAAGAAACGAGGGCGGATTCCAGCTCCGAGACGGAATTCAGAAGGGAAGCCGGGCTAACAAGCTGCACTTCCAAGGCACCTTAAAAGCCTGGccgtgcaatcctatactcagaagtaagttccgctGAGTTCAagggggcttgctcccaggtaaatgggtataggattgcagaccAAATGGTTTATTAGTCGGTTAAGAATCGGGAGAGATAAAAGGTGGCGTGTGCGGACAGGATGATTAAGAAGGAACTGTGCATCTGGTGTATATATAGATTTTTCATCAACAAAAGCTCTCTCATccttttattacctgcccttaAAAAGTAAACACCAGTGTATTATGACTATGAACAATTTCCATTGATTAACATTGACATAGGAAGGCTttttaaggggggagggggaaagtttcCAGCAATTTCCCTTCTAGTAAAAGTAAAAGAAAACTTTGCCCATCTCATGGCTAATAAAGAAATCAGCATGAAAATGCTTTAATACACTATTCTAGGCAAAACTGATGGAGAAAAACATGGTTTTTCCACCTAAAATCACTTATGCTtgctttttcccttaaaaaagagcAAACAAACCCAAACTCACTCACATAGAGGAACATCACATTGAACATGGGAAACTGCTTCCAAGAGTGTGTGAAAAGTGGAACTACCCTGAGATTCCCACTTCAAAGAGTTTTCATTCCATACATTCTACACAACACAATTTATAACCACTGTATCCCCTCAACTGCCAAGATACAAGTGACTGTTAATGACAGATCAGATCTTACATTACTTAAGAACTAACTCCATTATTCATGTCTCAGTTTTGACTCACTGTTCAGGAGCAAAACTCTCAAGCGTGGCACTCAAGCCAATTCAGCATAGCAAATAGTTTAAGAATAAATTCCCGTATCAAGAACTGTAATGCCTTTTCAGTTAACATAGGCTTTATTGGGTGTCAAGCACTATTCTCAATAATTCATTGGTGAAAGCTACAATGCCTCTTGCAATTAAATGAAAAATATGCTAGTAGAGAAATTATGCACAGAGATTTATGTAGGTATTTGATGTTCTATAGTACTTGAACCATCCTGGGAAACTTGAATAGAGCCAATACATCATGCCACTATTAGATCCATTTTCCACATAAAAGTTACATATTTATCAAAGTACTTCTGCAAGTCATTTCCATGAGGCAAACAACTATTTTAGTTTCCACAAAAATATCCTGGCAAACCTGTCCATGCACTGTGAACTGGAAAGCCGCAATTTTTCTGCATATTCTATGCATCAATTATCTGGTACACTTGCATAAATTTAGCTGTTTTAAACTAGATTCTGGAATCTGATTGCAGAGATGCTATGAAGGTCAAGAGTTTTCTTAATTGGGTTCTACAGCAGAGTCAATGAGAGCTTTGGTATACACTTTAAGGCCTGTTGGTAATATCTGGACTCAGTTCAATCTGACTTCTGGCCTGGTTTGGGGAACAAAACTagcttaagagcataagaacataaacctgctggattaggccaatgacccatctaatgcagcatcttgttctcactgtggccaaacaagatgcctgtggaaaaccagcaagccttggtcaccctgatcAATGACTTTTGTTGAAAGAGGCATAGTGGCAATGCAACTCTCTTGGTTCTATTTGacatctcagtggcttttgatgccATGGATCATGGCATGAATTTGAGTTGGGGATACTGTTTTATAGTGGCTCCACTCCTATCTCTGATGAGTTTCAGCAGAAAATAGCACCGGGCGACTACAGGACTTGTCCTGCAAGGTTAAATAAGAATTTAAgatgagtctgctggatcagaccaatggtccatcctgttctcactacggaaagcctgcaagctggacatgagcacaacagcactctgcccacttgcaatttccagcaacttattcagaggcatactgcctttgaCAATGGAAGTACAGTAGAACAGAGCCACTGTGGCTCTTGATAGTCttgtcctccattaatttgtctaatcatcctctaaagccatccaagctggtttCCATGACAGCCTCCTACAGGAGGCAAGTTCCCTAGTTTAAATGTGTGCTGcacaaagaagtactttcttttatctgttctgaattttCATCAAATaaccatgagttctagtgttatgtgagagggagaaaaacttttctctgtctgctttctcTGTGCCTTGTCTGAGGATTTCTAGCTAGCTGCACTCAATGCCCTCTTTGACGCAACACAACCTCTAGTGCATCTTTCCCTGTCCTTCCTATAAAGTTTATACCCTCTGTTATACCCACTATATCAATGCCATCTTCCAAGACCAAGCCCTCCAGTTCACCTATCTTGGTTCAGAGGCTTCTAGCATTGGTGTGTAAAAACTTGTATGAAGTCTTTGTCTTCAAGTGTTTTTGGCATTTTGCATATTGAACTGTTGTGGTCTGGCCTCCCTgaactgttttgttttgattaaaGTCCCTGTTAAACTGTGGTTTCCTGTGAGAAAGAGAGGGGTGCTTGAGGCCAGCTATTCTGCTCCCGTTTCAGCAACAGAGCAAAACACTTCCACCTGCGTTAAATTCTGGACAAATAAATATCCGTGGTTGGGAATTGTAATTTTAAAGTTTTTGCCCTGCCCTACGATACACCAAAAGCAAACCTCCTTGAGCAGCAGCCTTCAGACTGAAGAATGAGATCGAACTCGATATTTCGAAACGAGactcttctttccctttcttgcTCTTATTTATTGATTTGTTAGTCGCTTCTACCCCGGACTTACAACTCACAACCCACGccaccagcctcccccccccccccccgcttttgggGCAAATCCCTGCTCCCCGCGGCCTTCCTTGACAGAAGAACGAGAGgcaatttgaaaataaaacaatgaaGCCTCCTGCCTCGTTCCTGGAGGCACCGGCTCGTCGCGGCTCCGAGGCCGAAATATTACCCCGGGGCTTCCGCGCAGTTCCTGGCCGGGCCTAAAACCTCCTCCCTCCGCCGAGGGGTCCCGAACCCCTTCGTCACTGACAGATAGAAAAATGACAATTAAAAATATTATAATCCTGAGGGGAGgcggaggagggagaagggccggTACTGAGCCTCCCTTCCCGACAGGCGCCCACCCCACAAGCCGGCAAGACTCGTCCTGTCAGCGAAGGGAGAAGGAGGCGGCCGGTGGGTCCCCCGCCTCAAGCGCCTCAGGGCTGCGCcgcttctcccttccttcccctcaggCTACCCGCCCCCCGCTCGGCCCGCCTAGCGCTCACCTGCGGCCGCCGCAGCCCCGGCGCTTCACATCGGTCTCTTCCACCCCCCGCGCCGGCCCCACCGTAATGACAACGCCGCCCGCGCGCTCCCGGGCTCGCTCCCGCGCGCGGCCGGCTGGTCGCCGTGACAGCGGCGGCTGCTCGCGgcggcggcaacagcagcagcagctgcggcAGGTTCCGCGTTTGTTCAAAATCACGCGCCCAGCGCCATTCCGCCGCCGCCGCATCCCATAATAGCTCGGGCAGCGGCGCCCTGGCAACCGGCGCCGCGTCACCGGCGCCAAACAGCCAACCAACCCGCGAGCCCGCCCTCTCTTTCTCGCGCCGCGCTGGTTTCTCCCGCCTTCCCTCCTCAAAGCGCGCTCCACTTCCGCTcaggctccctcctcctcctcctcctcctcctcccctttcggCGCTTCCGGGGTCCGTGACGTCACGGCGCATTGCCGTTGGCTCCGTATGGTTACGCGGCTGCGTCGCCGTCTCTAGCGTAGAGGCGTCTCGCGCCGGAGGAGGCGGAGCCGGGGGCGCTGTGTTTCCCCTCACAGGTTGTGGGCGGGAAGGGGGAGGATCCAAAATGGCGGCGGCTGTGAGGCAGGAGCTGACCCAGCTCATGAGCTCGAGCGGCTCCCACAAGGACCTGGCCGGGAAGTGAGCGGCTcctttttcccctcccttctcatAATGAAATTTcataatgttgtattattttactgttgttagccgctctgagcccggcttcggctggggagggcgggatataaataaaattttatttattttattatttattattctccctccccttctccgGTAGCAGACAGCGCCGAGTCTGACCGGGGTtgcggggtggggagaggaggaagcggAGCAGGCAGGAGCACCTCTTGGCTTAGGGAGGCCTGCCCTCCTCTCAGGTCATGTTCTGGATCTGCATGGCGCTGGTTCGGTTCCCTCCGTGTTCTGTTGGGCCTTGTGGACCTAGGGCGATCTTTatggaaaagaagaggaagaagtagtGTGGGTTAAGAAAATTAATCGGTAGCTGTCAACATTAATTTGGTAACAGCAACAGCAGTGGTTCCTCGCACCAGTTCCTGGGATTTTAGCAGAAATATATTCGAACCCGTAGAAACGAGCCAGCGGTGCTTCCCCATCTAATTCGAATCTACTATCTATTTccggcatggccaaacctggccctccagctgttttgggactacaattcccatcatccctgaccactggtcccgttagctagggatgatgggagttgtagtcccaaaaaaacagctggagggccacgtttggccatgcctgatctattTATTCAGTGTGTTTCTAGGCAGCTTTTCAGGTGGACCTTATAAGAGCAGTTTATGTAAGATTATTACAGCTCTATGGGGTGTTGGGAGACGGGCTCCTTCTGGGGttgtttgtccatctttggtccccaaccctgcactcagttctcacctgtggctcctagatttgggggtggggggttgtcttGTCGTCTGAGTAGCCCAGTACCTCCAAGCAGACTGCCGAGGCTTACACACTGGGAGGTCACTTTGGAGCTGCTGAAGCAGTGGTTTGTCTCTATTGTCAACAACACAGACTTCCAAGAACTGGCCTCCCTTGCAGCTGTAGTTGAAACTTCCCTCCTCTGTCTTCAATTTAGTACCCTAAACCACAGGAGATTGCACAGAGTTGGAAAGGCAGGATAATATGGGATTAATGATGTTGTAAATACGAGTATACCCAGCTTTTGCTTGATGCTGTTTGGCTGTTTTTTTGACTGCTCATTGTATCTCAGCATAATGATGTGCATTCACACTACCTTTTGGCGGACTAAAAGGTAGTCCCTTGCATAACATTGTACTCTTGTGTTTGATTAGAGTTAATGCAAGAAAAGGTGAAAGAGGATGATAATACTCTCTTTCTGCAAAAGGAATTGTCAAATTGTGCCCTCCTTTCTATGACTAGCCATTTCATTGCAGTGGGAAAGCACCAGAGCTGTTGGATCTCAGGATTTGCATTGAAATAGAAAGTATGGCATGTACATACTCTAAAATGGTTCGAGAAGAATGGCATTCTAAAATATCATGCGTATTGTCCTTACATGCACAAGATGTAAagctaattttaaaaatacaccaatttttagcaacataggaagctataATAAGTCAGactgctggtccatctagcttagaatTAGCTCTGTATTCGATACTTAAAACTTAACTCTCTTTTTTTACTGCATTCTGGCAGGTATCGTCAGATATTGGAAAAAGCAATTCAGCTCTCAGGAGTGGAACAACTAGAGGCATTAAAAGCTTTTGTAGAAGCAAGTGAGTTTAATTATCAGTTTTCATATTGAATGACAGCTTTCAAAGTATTTAATTGCAGTCGGAAAAAATGAATGGTCTTAGAAATCTTTGTACATTGAAACAGGCATCAATATAGCATTGGGGATTTGGTAGGAAAAAATCTGAGGTGTCGTTTTTAATCATGAATACTTTGACATAAATTCCACCAAAATCAGTGGGATATTCTGAATAAACATTTCTAGGCTGTAGGAGGGATGTTACCTCATAATCCTGTTATCCAAGGTTATGCTCTCTGTTAATACTAGTATAATTATTTTGGCATCCGATCATAAAACTCTGCTGTGGTGAAACAATGAATGGGTTGCACCCGTGCAGGGGAAGCAGCCcctgtcccccgtcccccccactTCTGTGCCATGCAACTCATATTCCACATTTCACAATGGTGACTCCAAACCTtttcattatgatagcacagcaaCTGAGTTGCAAACAGATGCTATGTCAGTGTAACAGTTTTATGCCCAGGCTCTTATGAGCTGGTACAGCTGCCTAAAAAATTGAGTTGGAAACAGGGGCCTTAACAATGGTTATAGACTGAATGCTCATTAAAATGACAGGCCTAACAACAATGTATAGCCTGACTTTCTTTCCACCTTGTGTCTCTTAAACCAGTGGTCAATGAAAACGTCAGTTTAGTGATTTCACGCCAGTTGTTGACAGACTTCTGTACCCACCTTCCAAGCCTTCCCGATGGTACAGCCAAAGAAATCTACCATTTCACCTTGGAAAAGATCCAACCTCGTGTAATTTCATTTGAGGAGCAGGTAAGAGCAAGATGGTGATCAAATTTCTATCCCaaccttcctctcaaaggagccatGGGCAGGAAACATCAAAgtgatttaaaaatacaattaaaaataaaataaaagcattttaaaacatgtGAAACAGACACATGCCCTCTGCTAATAAGGTTGTCAAAAACAGTATGtttcatcaaatgcctgggtaaacaacTATTTAAATTCCTCCAAAAGGAAACATAATGAAAAAGACAGAAACACCTCACCAGGAAGGACATCCCAAAGATGGGTAATTGTCTCCAAGAAGGCTCTGGCAAACCAGTCAGACAAAGAGAATGTATATTGAAatattttcagtacagtggtacctcggtttacgaacttaatccgttccggaagtccgttcttaaaccgaaagcattcttaaaccgagggcacgctttccctaatgaggccttccgccgccagtgcccttccaccatttggattccgttcttagactgaggtaaagttcgcaaactgggacactacttatggttttgcggagttcgtaaaccaaatcgttcttaaacaggactgctcttaaactgaggtaccactgtactgtactctaAAATATAATAGATATCACTGGCATATGAAAAGCCTTGCAAAAAGGACAGCAAGGAAAAGATGCCCCAAGTCAATTTGTTCCAATAAagactggctcccggcctcttaagtgagatgagtgcacaaccctagagtcggacacgactggcccgtacgggcagaggtatctttacctttaccttttatatttaaAGATATTGTAGATCATGTAAAATCAGATTATTAGTCAAATGGGCAATAGGAAACAGATAATACAAAGGATATTAGAAAGTGGATCAATTTGATAACTTGATTGCATTATAATTTTATGTCCCCATTCTTCCTAGGTTGCTTCTATAAGACAACATCTTGCATCAATTTATGAGAAAGAAGAAGACTGGCGGAATGCAGCACAAGTATTGGTGGGGATTCCTTTGGAAACAGGACAGAAGTAAATAGTTGTTAGGAAACCTGACATTTTTTCTTCATGCATTGTATATCCTTTTGTAGTACAAATGCTTCATTTGGGTATATTCTGGATCTGTTTCCTTGACTTTTCAATAGCTTTGGCTTCTCTGATTGTTCTGTGACAGTTGCACATACTATTTTGATAGATCAGTGATCCACCTGGAAACTTTTTCCGTGGGGAACTCATAACCCTTTAGTGCTACTCACGTTGTAGTTATAATCTTTAGAGCACAGTCCTATTTTTGGTTTCAGTaacctttactttttatttttgcacTTATTTTTGATTTAGATCCAAGTGTCTTCTGTGGAGCAGTGCATAGAGTTGAGCTGTTTTTTGCTTACAAAAGACTGCCATGGACCTTGTTGCTAGCTTCCATCAAATAGTGTATTGCATTACGATGAGTAGCCAACGTGCCCTATAGGTTttaggactacaagtcccataatccctgagggttgatgggaattgtcatcCACAGGATATAGCAGGGTGCTACACTgaatgccaacctagcagttcaaaagcacgtcaaattgcaagtagacaaataggtctACTTTACtttccggcgggaaagtaaatagcgtttccatgcgctgctctggtttgccagaagcggcttagtcatgctggccacatgacctggaagctgtacgctggctccctcggccaataaagcaagatgagcgccgcaacctcagagtcggtcacgcctggaccaaatggtcaggggtccctttaccttacattgaATGCATTTGCATTAAGACAGTGAGTGGTATTAAAGTAGACCTATTgacattaatggacctaaattagttgTGCCCATTTTAATAGTCTACTGTGAGTAAAAGACTATTACCACtcaaaattaaccaataaattaCATTTTCATACCCTCTTGCTGGGGGGATTGCCATTGTGTGTCCTCCATTTCTCTGGGGTGACACAGCCTATCCTTCCTTTCAGCCAGAGTTGGCTGGTGGCAAACATACAGCGTGTAGTATTACTGTAAATTTCTGCAGGCCACATAAGTATGTTTGCAAAACTCTTATGATGCAAATGAACTGAGGTTTCAATACtggtattttttccccctttctattCAAGGCAATACAATGTAGATTATAAATTGGAGACTTACCTAAAAATTGCCCGACTGTACCTGGAGGATGACGATCCCGTTCAGGCTGAGGCTTACATCAACAGAGCATCTCTTCTTCAGAATGAATCAACCAATGAACAGTTACAAATTCACTATAAGGTGAAATACTAacattcttgttttgagtgaaaTGAAATAACATACGGCGTAAAAGTTTTATCACTATAGTTTTGCATACACATCTGTTCCTCATTTGCTGACCTCAAGGTTGCTACCCTTGTAGTTAcaaatcaggataaatacaaAGTGAGGCTATCTGTTAACTAGATGTCATcttcaaactctgcaattttCACCATTTTATTATGTGAAATCTTACTATGGTCTCCAAGATTGCTTTTTTGAGTTATCAGCTTAAATGATGAGGAAGGCATTTACAGCTTTGAGATTCCAAACTATGCCCACAACATATTTGGATGGGAGACAGCCATAGTATCTGTAAATCACTGTGGCTAGGGAGAGATGGAAAGCATTGTTCATTACATACTATATTGCTCCCTGTATAATTCTCCTAGGGATACATTTCTCAAAGGAATTCTTCAGAGAATTCCCTTCCTGAATAGTAGGGAGGACATTCATTATTTGTTGATGGATGGGGATAAACAGACTACCTGAATGGCGCCCATGTTTGCCTTAGCAGCCCATTGGATTAGAGAGAATTTCATTATGTAACATGGGATCTAGTCTGGTGGTGACCACTTAACACTAAAATGTACTCCAGTACAGTTCATattaaggatgcgggtggcgctgtgggttaaaccacagagccttgggcttgctgatcagaaggttggtggttcgaattcccgtgacggggtgagctcggtccctgctcctgccaacctagcagttcaaaagcacatcaaagtgcaagtagataaataggtaccgctctggcgggaaagtaaacggcgtttccgtgcgctgctctggttcgccagaagcggcttagtcatgctggccacatgacccggaagctgtactccggctcccttggccaataaagcgagatgagcgccgcaaccccagagttggtcacgactggacctaatggtcaggggtccctttacctttacctttgcaatTCATATTACTGCATTTTTGTGGTGACCAGTGGTGTTTAACACATGACTGGAAGGCCAGACAGTTGAAAGCACATGATAACCTAGTTCTTGTGTTACTTTTCTGTGATTTGAACATGTAACTCTTAGATTGCAAGTCATTCCATGCGCTGTACCCCTCCAGCCTCTACCTAGTTTTCCCAAGCGCCACTTTGGTGGTAGCAGTGAGATTCTTGCACCCAATCTCCCCAAAGTGTCCTGCTTCAAAGTCCCAGCACCACAACCTCTACTCTTTTTACATCCCTCTTGAACTGACAGGTTATTTGGAGTAGGGGCTGTGGTCCTGCTACTTCCCGAGATACAGATTTGGCTTATCAATTGCTATCGTCTCATCCTCTCattccccctcctttggtaattcttcacagaactctagcccaatggttgccatcaatttgatttgaactgattttataatgaattaattttagaatgctgtattattttactgttgttagccgctctgagcctggctttggctggggagggcaggatataaataaaatattattattattattattattattattattattattattattattattattattttattattatcatcctgaCCTGTAGTATGCTAATTGATGGTCAGTTGCATGAAAAGTGGGATCCCTCAGATATTATTACTGGATTTAATAGGTAACATAGTGAGCAACTGTttggattttttcccctgtttCAGGTGTGCTATGCTCGCGTTCTTGACTACCGGAGGAAGTTcattgaagctgcccagaggtaTAATGAGCTTTCTTACAAGAGCATAGTCCACGAAAGTGAGAGACTTGAGGCACTGAAACATGCCTTGCATTGCACAATCTTGGCATCAGCAGGTAAAGCAACATTTGATGACTGACTTCTATAGATAAAATATCATTTTAGTCTTTGggattatataccgtatttttcgccctataggacgcactttcccccctccaaaaataaaggggaaatgtgtgtgcgtcctatggggcgaatgcaggctttcgctgaagcctggagagcccaaccgccagccccacaagctagggggacagcggggaggcggaacgccgccatcccgctgtcccccgacttggttagaaggctggcgggggagaagcctgctcctccccgtcgccagccccgccaGCTTGGGGGACAGcttcccgccccagccccgcacctgggggggggggaataaaattttgtttctttatttcttccccccccccaaaaaaaaaactaggtgcgtcctatgggccggtgtgccttatggggcgaaaaatacggtatatgaacaTGTTctgcaaggggtgggggagatctaCTCTAAAGCAGTATGTATTCTATGcttccataaaacaaaacatcTGCATAAGCTGCCACTGGTTGTCTGCCTCGTGTCACTGGAATGTTTCATGTACGGTTTCATGTTAATGATTATGATTACTGAAACCAAATCATCTTGGTGGTGTAGCATTCTAGAGGCTAGTTCGTTTCCGTATAAAGGATCTGGCTGCTAAAGCAATCTGCACCTAGCAGGTATAATTTGAAAAGTCATCAAGTATTAACAGTTGAGTACTTTGCTGTGGGCAGGCAGGAAGAAATTGGCCGTTTGCTTCTGGCTCGCAAAAAGGCAGCTGAGAAAATGCATTGAAATTGAAGTGAACAGTATTGAATTGAGATCCCCCAGTTCACGGTATTCTTACTATTTTTCAGGACAGCAGCGTTCCCGTATGTTAGCTACTCTCTTCAAGGATGAAAGATGCCAGCAGCTTGCGGCCTATGGGATACTGGAGAAAATGTATCTAGACAGAATTATCAGAGGGAACCAATTGCAAGAATTTGCTGCCATGCTCATGCCAcaccaaaaagcaacaacagctgaTGGTACTTGGGTCTCTTAAAGTGCGGGTGTACCCTGTTCTGATGGGCACTCAGTCATTGTTTCTTTCTGTATATACCCTTTCAAAATGAGCACCGTTGCACTTTGGGTCAACTTTAGTAATCATTTACATTGGGTCTTTGTATCCTTTTATACTCCAGGGTTTGGCACAAATAACCTAGTTTCATGACAATTCTAATCCATTGTTTCCTAAAGTATGGTATGTGTATCCCTGGTCATACATGAAAGGTTTCAAAGTGTACACAgtagaatttttaaattttacttcATGTTTTCTGCAGTTAAAAAGAACTAATTCAAagataaaatagtattattttcaCCCAAGAAGGGGTACTCCAGTAAGATAGAACACTCAAAAGGGGCATGCAATTATTGTAAGTTTAGGAAACGCTGTTCTAATCTCCTTAGCCATCGTGCAGTACTTTGGGCTTCCATCAACATTTAGACTGAAATTTCCTTTCTGTGAGCTTGACAAAGATGCAAAAAAAGATTACTCTTAGTTAAGCAGGTTTATAACCTGTTCAGCACAATGATTTTAAGCCAATAAATCATATTATGAAAGTTATGATAATATCATAATAATGTAAGCCAATTTCTTTTCTACCTTGATTACGGAGCAGTATTGATGAACAGAAATTGAGGACTGCATATGCTACATACaggttttttaaattatatttgacTTGTAGCCAAATACATGCTGAATTTCAAACTCCTAATACATTGTCAGTTTCTATTTCAGGTTCTAGTATTTTGGACAGAGCTGTCATTGAACATAATTTGTTATCTGCAAGCAAACTGTATAATAATATTACCTTTGAAGAA
Coding sequences:
- the COPS4 gene encoding COP9 signalosome complex subunit 4 isoform X1, translated to MAAAVRQELTQLMSSSGSHKDLAGKYRQILEKAIQLSGVEQLEALKAFVEAMVNENVSLVISRQLLTDFCTHLPSLPDGTAKEIYHFTLEKIQPRVISFEEQVASIRQHLASIYEKEEDWRNAAQVLVGIPLETGQKQYNVDYKLETYLKIARLYLEDDDPVQAEAYINRASLLQNESTNEQLQIHYKVCYARVLDYRRKFIEAAQRYNELSYKSIVHESERLEALKHALHCTILASAGQQRSRMLATLFKDERCQQLAAYGILEKMYLDRIIRGNQLQEFAAMLMPHQKATTADVSISGSSILDRAVIEHNLLSASKLYNNITFEELGALLEIPAAKAEKIASQMITEGRMNGFIDQIDGIVHFETREALPTWDKQIQSLCFQVNNLLEKISQTAPEWTAQAMEAQMAQ
- the COPS4 gene encoding COP9 signalosome complex subunit 4 isoform X2, with protein sequence MAAAVRQELTQLMSSSGSHKDLAGKYRQILEKAIQLSGVEQLEALKAFVEAMVNENVSLVISRQLLTDFCTHLPSLPDGTAKEIYHFTLEKIQPRVISFEEQVASIRQHLASIYEKEEDWRNAAQVLVGIPLETGQKQYNVDYKLETYLKIARLYLEDDDPVQAEAYINRASLLQNESTNEQLQIHYKVCYARVLDYRRKFIEAAQRYNELSYKSIVHESERLEALKHALHCTILASAGQQRSRMLATLFKDERCQQLAAYGILEKMYLDRIIRGNQLQEFAAMLMPHQKATTADGSSILDRAVIEHNLLSASKLYNNITFEELGALLEIPAAKAEKIASQMITEGRMNGFIDQIDGIVHFETREALPTWDKQIQSLCFQVNNLLEKISQTAPEWTAQAMEAQMAQ